Genomic window (Oryza sativa Japonica Group chromosome 3, ASM3414082v1):
CAGCCTTCCATATTTAAATCATTTTGAGAAGAATTTAGGAGCTCATATAATATACTGTATATATATTGGACCATTTTTTCCAGACTGGTTGGAAATAGGGATTATGTGCATAAAAATGTGATGGGCTAAATTCAATTTGTATTGGCCAATTGGGCTAAATGGCTTTGAGAGAATGAGGGTTACGGGGTCAAATGACTAAAAAAGGAACAAACTTCAGTTGATGGCTACATTTCAACTAAATTAACAAACTCTAATTCCCAAGTGTTTTAAGGTCAGGTTATAAATCTAATTCCCAAGTGTTTTAAGGTCCAGTTATAAATTAGTGTTGTATGACAACCCATTAGACAAAATTCAAACAGCTATATGAATCTACTTTCTTCTGCTCAGGTTATTTATATTTCAAAACTGAATTTCTCTTGGAAGGTCATGTAAAGGTTCTGTCCTTTCTTGGAGTCCTCCATTCCAAGGTAAACCATCATAGTGCCCAATCTTTTTAAGTCTTTTATAATTTTAGTAGATAAAAGTCACTTAAGTGAAAATCAGTGTTTTAGCTGATAAGTTGCTATATGGGCTAGTAAAACTTGTCAGATGTGCAACGATCATTAGTCTGTCGGTAAAGAAGCTGGGAACTTATTGTTGGTTACTTAATGGAAATTGTGATGGTGAACTGTGTTTTACCCAAATACTTATTAGAAGTAGTGAGTGAAGCTTTGTTATGTGAATTTTGCTGATACATCTAGAAAATGATATTGTGCCCAAGTTCTTATACATcattttcacccttaacttgtGATTCCATAGGTGCGTTGGGAAGTGCTCGGAAGCTTCAGAGTTCAGGCTCCTACTACTCAGCTAGGGATATAAGTTGAACCATCACTTTCAGTCAAGAATCAAGACAAGTGTAGCTGTGCTGCCATTTGATGTTTGCTTCCCTCCCTCCGATGTGCAGTTGGTGGACAACTTTAAGAGCAGAAGAAGATCTACTCTTGTTTTGGAGAAACTTGTGATCAGTAGCAGCTGTTAAACCATAATACCATTGTAAGTTATTACCATCttaccatctttttttttctctgtgttGCCCCTTTCGATGAAGCAACTAAAGTTCGACAAATACAAGAAATCTAGATGTTGGGTAAAACAAGGGCCATCATATTGTGCTATGTCAATGGTTGGTAAACTTTTTGAACTACTATGCTTATGCCCTTTGTGCTGGACATCTGATAAGCATGACACCTGAGAAATTATAGTTTCTGTTAGTTGTTGCCTTGTGTTAGACAATATATATGTTGTCCTGATCTACACACTGAAATCAAAGCCTATCACATCGGTTGTGccctttttttgtttggtaATATCAATGACAATTTCTTTGTGGATATCCGAAGATAAGATAAGGTGCTGGGGAAAGAGAGCAAGAGGATTGGCCCACTCGGTGTTGGTTTATCCTTTGCAAGTGGGAGGggttttctttcatttcttgtCTTTTAGAATAGGATTCTCAAGTGATTAGTTTATACAAAAGGAGAATCGAATTCAAAGTCttgccttctctctcttttctttctttgaagTGGGGGCTTATAACAAACATATATGATATCATCAGATTTTATTAGGGTTGCAAATTATGTTCGAAAATATGAATTCCTGTGTTTCTGGACTTGCATAAGCGAAATTATTGCTTCCATATCAAAAGAAACGACACATAAAAGAAACATTTGCACAATTAGCATATCAGAATGTCCTTCAGAGCAGGATACATGCTTCCTGACATGTAACAGCCATCCCAGATCACAAGAAATGAAAACGAAAAATGGATAATTTGGTTGAGAAAGTATTCACAAGGACCGTCTGTTACGTGTAATACTGAATATAGCAGATATAGTTTTTTAGACGCAAGATTCGGTCTTCCACTGAATGAAAAGCAGAACTTGTGATAAACAGCCTGTCACTAACCCAAGTTCCCATCTTATTTGCATGAAAACATGAACATGAAAAGAACATGTTCTCATGATGAGTATTCATGGCTGAGGGTTCCAACAGCCATCAGCTTCCCAGATCAAAGGACAAAACAGAAAGATAATAATTTCATAGTTAGAAAGCTCACCAACCACATAGTATCATCAGAGTTTTTCTGCATAGGTAATCTGAACAAGAACAACAGGCAACAAAGTGGGACATGGAGTAGGTTTTCTCATAACTTTGCACAAGACTCTACTAGTCCATACTTTCTTGAGTTCATGTTCATGGCTAAAAGGTTTTAAGCTCCAGCACCACATGAACATCTCAATATCTCATCTTGCCAAGAAAAACACGAACTACATACCTCCTTGTTTTCCTTTTAGATTACACCCACCCATCATCACTACCTAGTTAGTCCTTCATGCATGAGTTCATGTTCATGGCCTCATACTCCCATCATTCATAATTTTACAAGACTTACTCAATTTCCCCCCGTTTTCGGTTCAGTTTCTTGCAGATCTGACCAATCAAGACATGGCCATGCAGCATGCCCATGCATGTTTCTTTAGTTCAGatctaccttttcttttttatgtgtGACCCCAGGGAGCCAAGAACATGACTCTCCTTATGGGGTCCTCCGCGGCCGAGCCCCggcagtcgtcgccgccgtggctcGGGCCGCGgctgacggcggaggcggccggcctcgccgcgccggcggtGCCATAGGCCCGCCGGAGCTTGTCACGGAGGGCCTGTTTGACCTCGTGAGCCCAAGAACCTGAACCTTCCCCGGTAAAGTGAGGAGGCTTCATGGCgagacagaagaaaaaaaatcctaatggCAACTCACAGAGAGCTAGAGGTAGACGAAGGCAGGTGAGGTGGTGGTAGTAGTTGTAGAAGAGATTTCATTCACAGGCTTAGCGGAggggggctatttataggcgAAATGGGAGGGTGCAAAGGGGAATTCCACTAGCAAAAACAAAAGGTTTGGTGGCTTGGTGTGGTGCTCACGGAATCGGGTTCCTTCTATGGCAGATAGATGCAAATTCCAATTCCCAACCCGATTAGTAGTAGACATGATAATTATCGTTTGGTTGTGGCTTTGGTGGCGTTGTGATGTTGATGGAAATCGTTAATCAGGGTTCCAGTTGGTATTGTGATGTTTGTTTAAAACTGTTGTCGTCAAATTGCTTTTTGATAAGCAGCTGTATAGAAAAGTGCGAGTGGATATTTTTTTAGTGAGTGCTAATACATAGCTACTGTATGATCTGCTTTTGTACCTCTTCGCTCTTCCTTATGATCTGCTGTTCTTGTTCCTTTTGGTTTGCTGTTCTTGTTCAGTATTGTATAACCACAAACCATTTCTCTGACGAATCTTCTAATTTAGAGAGGTCTGTGTGTTGAGTGTGGGGTTAGCTATACAAGCAAAACTAGATGACACCTCATAAGTTGATGGGGGGAAATTGTATGAAGCATGCAGAAAATTGTATAAAGCAAAATCCAACAGTTTGAGTAAATAACTAGAGTATGATAGACAAGAATAAATAGAAACATTAGTCGAGTTTCTCGATGACGTGGCCTCACATATATTTGTgggttgcaaacttgcaattgTATGGAAGGAAAATATTGGTATTAGTATAGAAGATGATTACAATTAATTATGCAGCATAGTTGTGAGCTTGATGGTAGAGACTGAGGATGTAATacattttcattatctaaaaacttAATTATGCAACACTCAATACTTTAATTGTGAAATTGAAgacttaattattattttccaATTAATACTAAATGAACTGTGCGTTGCATACCGAGATGTAATAAATCGTTGAACGAGGCTTATGTCAGAATTGGTGTGTGGTCGCCTTCCTAGAGAAAATGACATTAAGCAGACAGAGAGTATCCAACAATAAGAACCACTATTACAGAGATGTTGATGGTGATTCAAAATGTTGGAGATATGACCAAAAAAGTGACAGTTGTATAGTAGCCCAGTAAAAACTTGTTAGTAAAAATGTTACTGCGAAAATCGCCTTTAAATAGGTATATTATGGTTGAAATCCCTAACTATCCTCTGAGCCCATAACAAAATGAAAGAATTCTGATTTATCTGTGGAAGATAAATCGATTAAATTTAAATTCCTCTGCCTAATACCAGATAAGTTTGAAGTTTCCAATGCGTTCGTTTGTGTGAGATAGGGTGAGAAAACACCttattttccgcgcgcacgcttcccaaattactaaacggtatttttttgcaaaaattttctataggaaagttgcttaaaaaatcatattaatctatttttgaaatttaaaatagtttatactcaattaattatgcgataatggctcacctcgttttacgtatctttccAATCCTCTCAATCCCCTAAccctcaaactcaccctaagTACATCGTTGCGTAACCTTAATATTCCGCGCCTCCATAACTGTAATTCCAATACTCCAATCGTTTACCCTCAGCTTATAAACTGCAAccaaaacttttaactttaaattttaattttgagatattttttcactatagtttattttttagtatttgtttttaaatttctaaaagcatatatataggtTTTGTATCTAAATTATATGCTTTCATTGATGATAAATTGATTTATAATTAGCAAAACGAAACGATGACAGTAGCTTAGTGAAGTTATAGAGAAGAGAGTAATAGAGAAGATTGCGATAAGATATtaacgtataattaattaaatattaattttttaaacttaaaatggactaatatatttttttagagaaagtattttttaaagaaaaataaaccGTTTAGCAGTGTGCGTGTGAAAAAGGatgtctcttctcttttattCAACTCTTTTTTGCCGGAATCTTCTGTTCAGCTCTCAAAAGCAGTTTTAAACAAACAGGTCATGGGTGCATGATAGATGCTTGTCGATCAAACAGCTGGATCTGGGTTGAAAAGGGGATTGATTGGGTCATGGTGTATCATCAACTCAACCGTATTGCACTTGGGCGTTTGGGTTGGCTTGTCGTGGCGTTGAGAGGGCGAACAAttggggtgtgtgtgtgtgggctTCAGGATTAGGAGGGGAGCGATTAATTGGCGGGCAATTATTGACTTGTGTTCTGGGTGTCCACCATGCAGGTGGCCAGCTGGCTATCATCCACTGCCCTGTACTAGACTCTAGTACCGGCTGATGGTAGGGCAGCCCTAAGGACACCCATAATGATTATTTATAGGCTTtttacaagagatccatgtcagcatatctttctacttgaaagagattaaatgaagagagagagcaaagttATCTACTAACTATAAAACTCAGGTGTATGCAGGAAAGCGTCACGGTGGACGCAGGGTTTCGTGTTGATTCACTATATGCAAAAACGCGCTGAGTTTACAGATATATATGCGTGCAGATGTGTTGGTTCGGTGATCCTAATTACAAGGGATTAGAGTCCTATCCTCTATCTATCCGAACCAACATGCATCCGTGCATATCCATACAGAGAATGATAAGATATGATAAGATCTAACACTCCTCCTCAATCTTAACTCTTTCTAGGTTAAGATTGTTCTTGAACATCTCCATTTGTCTCACTGGTATAGCTTTTGTAAAACCATCTGCAACCTGATCTTTAGTAGATATATATGCAATTTCAAGCAACTTTCTAGCTACCctttctctcacaaaatgaaagTCAACTTCTATATGCTTTGTACGAGCATGAAAGATTGGATTAGCAGAAAGATACTTAGCTCCAAGATTATCACACCATAGCTTGGCTGCTCGAGGCGATTCTACTCCTAGTTCTTGCAACAAAGTCTGTACCCACATAATTTCTGCTGTTGCATTAGCCAGAGCTTTATACTCAGCTTCAATACTAGACCTTGATACTGTAGCTTGTTTTCTAGCACTCCATGATACAAGATTTGGGCCTAAAAACACTGCAAAACCTCCTGTTGATCTTCTGTCATCTGGAGATCCTGCCCAATCTGCATCTGAAAAACCACTAACAAGCAGAGAGGGATTCCTACAGAACTTAAGACCTGTATCAACTGTATATTTAACATATCTTAATATCCTTTTTACAGCTGCCCAATGAGTTGTAGTTGGAGCATGTAAGAACTGACACACCTTATTTATCGAAAAAGAAATGTCTGGTCTTGTCAAAGTTAAATACTGTAAAGCACCAACTACACTCCTATACTGAGTAGAATCCTGAGGTCCAAGCAATGTTCCCTCATTTACTGATAGTTTTTCTGAGGTTGACAGAGGTGTACTGACCGGTTTACACTCATACATACCAACCCGTCGTAGAAGATCTGATGCATACTTCTCTTGACTAAGCATGAGACCATCCTTCACTTTATGGACCTCGATTCCCAAGAAGTAGTGCAGATCACCAAGGTCCTTAAGAGCAAAGTCCTTGCTTAGTTCCTGCAGAAGTGTTGAAGTTGCATCTGGTACAGAACTGGCCACAataatatcatcaacatatatcAGAAGAAATATAGAAACCTGTCCTTTCTTATAGAAGAACAGTGATGTGTCTGCCTTTGAAGGTACAAAGCCTAACTCACTTAACTTAGTACTTAACCTGGAGTACCAAGCTCGAGGCGCCTGTTTAAGTCCATAAAGAGCTTTATCTAATTTACAGACATAGTTAGGCATAGACTTCTTTTCATACCCTGGTGGTTGCTTCATATAGACCTCTTCTTCTAGGACTCCATGTAGGAAGGCATTTTTAACATCCAATTGTCTAAGACTCCAACCTCTAGAGACAGCAAGAGACAAAACTATTCTGATAGTAGCAGCTTTAACAACCGGACTAAAAGTATCTTCATAATCAATGCCATACCTTTGCTTGAATCCTTTTGCAACCAACCGTGCTTTATACCTGTCTAGACTGCCATCTGCTTTCCTTTTGACCTTATACACCCATTTACAATCTATGACATTTCTTCCTTTCTGAGGAGGAACCAAATGCCATGTCTTGTTTTCTATCAGTGCCATGTATTCAGCATCCATGGCCTCCTTCCAGTGTTTATTATTCACTGCTTCTTCCAGACTCTGTGGTTCACCAGAAGAAGTAAAATTTAGCCATTTAACAGTTCCATCAGTATATACCTTTTCTTTCCTGATCCCGCTTTGGAGACGTGTTTTTGGTCTGATCGGTGCAACAGCTGCTTCTGGCATGGCCTGATCAGTTTGATCAGACTGATCAGTAGTCACATCATCATGCACGCCAGccgatgatgcaacagatggcGATGTGGACGACGCTGTTTGTGGGGACGCCTGCACCAGGTGCTCCTCCTGGATTGGATTGCCATGCTGCTCAGCTGCCGACGCCATCGCATCATCTGTCACAGGCGAAGAGTGCTCCGGCGACGCATCATATGCCACACCATGCACGTCGTCCTGTGCACCAccatttgctgctgctgctgcattttcatctgctgctgctgctgcattttCTTCACCGTTTGCTACAATTTCTTCACCGATTTCTGCATTTTCTTCACCAAACTGATCAGTAACATTAGGCGGATAATTAAGCACATGGTTATTCTGTTCTCCCCCTAATGAAGAAAGATGCGGAACCAAGGATGGTGGAAGGAGAGATATTTCCGCTCTAAGGCGTGCGCCGGCATTTGAGTGGAGTTCGGAGAAAGGAAAAATGCTTTCATCAAAGGTTACATCCCTGGAGACATAGACTCTGCCTGTGGCAATTTCTAGACACTTGAACCCTTTATGTAGGTTACTATAGCCTAGAAAAACACATCTCTTGGAACGGAAAGCTAATTTGTGTTTATTGTAAGGCCGAAGGTTGGGCCAAACAGCACACCCGAATATTCTCAATGC
Coding sequences:
- the LOC112938279 gene encoding uncharacterized protein; the encoded protein is MKPPHFTGEGSGSWAHEVKQALRDKLRRAYGTAGAARPAASAVSRGPSHGGDDCRGSAAEDPIRRVMFLAPWGHT